A region of the Dermacentor albipictus isolate Rhodes 1998 colony chromosome 4, USDA_Dalb.pri_finalv2, whole genome shotgun sequence genome:
gtaataggcgacttgcaaaatagtgcccgctctcttccatacacagccatggctgaaccactcactagcaaatctggtaagaaaataacgctgaccttcactgttacttgggctgcaacaagtctgggctgcaaacaagaagacacaagacagagcgctgtcatgtttttagcgcagttcactttcctaagtaatgtaccaacaaggtcataatatacattatataaatacatcaatttgtaaacaaaatgttatttttaattagtcatttttaaaaacagcacaaggatgatagcataattttaggcgtagtcttagcaatgaaaaacttttgtcagaagttaagcaaagttttggcaacgtaaaaatgtgcatcctcattgctaaagcattcctgtccggggagtgctaggagtttgtcttggtgtgatgtaaaactctccacacatttatatagtgctagagagagaggtgatgggggagtggtagtggccagtggagaatccttccctgaaatgaatttctggctacgtcactgaatgtgtgCAATGCTTTGTagtagcaataggtcttggatggaaacactatagatgataccagtgaacctattgagcctattcctgtttagtgaggtgatgtatgttttcccaaagaattatagaaactgtacaatggaatgttttgtaccacctgtaataaccatgctgtaagaaaacaaaaaggctgagcttaaatgttgtaggaaatctcttaagaggctcaaggataggtaaagatgactaacttctgtattctccactcaaccctccacatggattcaaatgcacagcagccccactccttgacacaggcggttgcttagctttaattaaacttcatgtcaattactgtgaaacacagcgtcgtcttcagtcaaggggtggcactgcgctcatctcagtggaatgaagcttccagtcatagatggtttcagtatacagggtaagtgacctcacattttactctcttcgtcgtgaaatctagacaccaaagcctcggtttgaacaagtaatgctttaagcgctctctcatgcatatgtttgctttaaggcagagtcagcttactatttcctgcttctgccacatgcaactGACACAACAacatctcaataaaatgattgtgatttaagtggtacacactctctgcaatgtgattaaatgtttgtaataaaagaagcactactcatgtgctggtcagcatctgcaacattatgttcaccaagatagcttttttgtctcaatatattcaatattgttgcaaatttaagaggttttgcagctaacatgtagctgttaacttgtgtctcgagaacatacagctttagttgagaggagcgctatattgcatgagacaaaggaacatttttagactgcttgttttatttatgtgcgaaaaacaattgtgagggttttaatagcaaagtaatacagtaggtgttggcaacgcgaacaagccatgcaaagtgtatgcattagaaatgaactatccagatgaggactccccacccactgatatatgtcaatgctataatatcaaatgctgtgacatttaacacatatggtgactaaaaaaaaaaggataactaaagcaacagcagcattaataaaacaacaatatcaactgcaaaatttatacaatttttctcaaaacttttatcttcgcataaactgtggcctcacacactgtgggcacttttgctaacaaccttcacatttcactagtgctaattctagcttccctttagcttctagcttgactctagcttccagctcaactgcaatgttttgaacgtcagggcatgtgcaagtgaaaattagtttgtgatggccatgtggatctgtttctctgcctgaataataggaagaggagggcaatataattgccttgagaactattaagcagaagcagcatggtggatgagcagtggccgggataaaacatttcaggagttcaatgtagtaaggatacaggagtcatatgattaactttgcaagaatatgaggccattataacactaagggaaacagactggcccatcacactgaattttcaaatatcgtaactggtctagaacaccttgcacagctgctgtaattaggaaaaaaaaaatgtagcattgtcttaaaaagacagcttttttgtttgtttactctgctatgccactgtacacattattactattacttttttttcttttggaacagaaagtcaccatatgcctggaggtttttagatcaccttcttggtgtgctcccgatatatgaacagttcgaaaacattaacattgttgcttggtttattgtttattgcccaagtagagcggcacgtaacgactgactacggaaccaggcgtgtgaatatgcacaccctgtatccaatcaacccctatatcaatcttgtacaattagacctccatatattgaactttaatgtaacaaaccgttttactttgcagaacttatttggtgtgcatatagaaatcttcaatttattgaattctgtttatctgcaatttcaatttacggaaactataaattcttctaaaatttgtaggtgttgcatttgaactgtaaattctatggacgtacaagcgctttccgggagtaaagcttcacgatttccttccaaagtttattcgacttaaggacaaaattctgcagcaaagttataaacaaccacaggtgacaagcagctgaatgcgaggtatctggtacagaccgacgggggaaaacttacaaatcacaatagcacacattcaggcgagtatgtaaacaggcgaactaagcacggaacaaaaacaacacagcactgctttcataggtcccgaatgatcagagtttcgtcagagtttgtgcaagcacgcatccgcagataaaacgggctcccaccgtgcattgaccaatacttcgagagctgacgcctacacaataaccggggtaggttacagcacttgtttctgctctgatcgtatagtgttcgaatgatgtcgcgacaacgcaagtacttgcaataggggcgacgaccttccacaactccagaacatcacaaaagaccgtttgcacatgtactaaccagccaaacaaactaaccacggcagcgaagaccacttaaatcgaacatacaacgcagaaacacctctaaaaggtttcaccatagagaaaggttacaccttgttgcacagacgctcacaagaaattcaagaaatgtccaaagcgcactaccgccgccttttaaaaatccaacgggagccaagccaaatcagtaataagttggctatttgggtgaacgcaacgtacccgttagaaccaccgggtacgcccaacgccggcccTTTATATTGCTTTTGGCCGGGCTTTTTCAAAGTATAGCCAGTGGTATAGACAAGGCAAGTCCAGTCCGGCTTGACCACGGCAATTGACCACGGCCGCGAAATGTATTGCAAGGAAGCCGACGCCGATGCTGCGGCCGACTAGCACATGTGTTTGATTAAAGGCGTTTAAAGTGTTTGCAAGGTCGTGTGTGCGCTCAGCGATAAACGCTACGGACAGATAGAAGCGGCTGTTCGTCGCAGCGGACGCGTTTAGGTCGTTATCCTCTTCCCAAGCGCACGCTGTTCGCGCTGCGTGAACTTTTTGTTTTGTACGAGCGCGGTGTTAACGTGGGTACCCGATTCGCCAGAAAAATGACTTCGTCGGCTGTGAAGTGCAAAATCGGCCCGTCCATTCTCAACGCCGACTTGGCGAAGATATACGAGGAATCCCAAAAACTACTGGACTGCGGAGCAGACTACCTCCACCTCGACGTGATGGACGGGCATTTTGTGCCCAACCTTACTTTCGGACATCCCGTTGTGAAGTGCCTCAAGAGCAAATTACCCAAGACGTTCTTCGACATGCACATGATGGTGCTCGCACCGGAGAAAGTAAGGATTTTGATGCTCCTGCTGGGTTCatcacttgattttttttttttttacccgcagTTAAGTCGAGTTAATCCTTGTGTCGACAGAATCTCACGCGCCACTtctggaacaaccgaaatctaaGCTCTTGTTTTACAGTATTTGGGCCAgaattttgtagcgatgccttccgctcgattCTGTGTCACTAATTATCATGCACAGCTCACGACCAACTGATCCTATTGATAACGCCGGCGGATCGAGCGTCGCTTCTGACCACTGACAGCGCGAAAAGGAAGAATAGCGCCTGAAAAGGCATCGCGGCTCTAGTTAACgtacacccttgcaatttttttAACATTAACGCGCGAGCGCCGACCACACGACGTGTCAGTGGCCTTGCAGCGGTGAGGGGCACtcctgaagcgaacagtgcagcaGTACACATTCGAACTAGAGTTCGCCTTGCACGACCGCACGTAAAGTTGCCAATCCCGCCGTCCCTGGCCACTACAAGGCCGCGGACACGCCTTACCGTCGACGCTCGCGTGTTattgttaaaaaattgcaagggtgtacaATTCGTTTACTGTAGCTTCAGCTCTCGTAGCACTTGGTAACGCAGCAAGAATAGTAGCAACCAAGGGGCGCCTTTCGTACCACAACGACTCGTTAAGAGTATGCGTGCTTGTAGTGGTGTTCCCCTGACTGTGCCGCACACATCTTGTTTTCTTTTCAGTGGGTGTCCCCGATGGCAGATGCCGGTGCCGATCAGTATACATTCCACTACGAGGCAACGTCAGATCCTCTTGGACTTGTGCGCAAGATCAGGGAAGCTGGCATGAAGGTCAGCTTTGCGCATGCATCGTGATTAAGGAAGTAACATGCAACGAAGAAAATTGTATCTCGTGAAAGGCTTTCATCTAGTCAAACCCTCTTTGACTGCCCCCCACCCCGTATGTGCTACTATATAACTTAAGCATAGTTAGTGAAATGGCAGGTGTGCGCACAATACCATACAATTTTTATTTCACCCATTATTCACACTTACAGTTTGTGGTTGGATTCGTTATTAAAATTATGCCAGGCATATTACTTCGCCGCAGTTTGCTTCGCAGCAATATTAAATGCATGGTACCGCTGAGTTCTGACTAACGATTAAGCTATACTGCTCACACAAATTGTGCCGTCTGAATGTTCAGACAGTGCCATGTTTAAATTAGAAAGTATgctaaaggaaaggaaaaaattcTTGCATACAAGCTTTGTGTGCActttaaaggagccctgaaaTACTTTTGGACATAGTAAGAAAATATTGTCTATCTGTACgagaggctcctgtgaacatgtgaacCAAATGATGTTGCACTTCACGCTGCAGGGAATATACAACCTCATGTTGAAAAGAGTAAAAAATTGCTTGCTCTCACTTCCACAGTGTTATGCGACATCATTGCAAGCAGCTGGACCCACCAACCACTGTCAGAAGATTTCTTGATCGGGAATATTCTCAGTAATGCATAATGGCTAAATTTAAGTAAATGAATCATATATATGTCTGTAATCTCAAAAAGTCAGAAAAAAATTTCGTCTTTGCGCTGCTGGTCTGTGCACAACAGTTGTGCGTAGCTGCATCTGCTGCACGTGGACTCCTGGATAGCAGTGGCGTGCTGCGTAGTGTAGCCTACGGTGGCCGCCAAGGGGTGCTGCGACCAGCCCATTAGCCACCGAGACACTCAACTTTTGGACGGGACTTCGACCCCCTTGGGCTTCTCCCCTATGTAGTTTTCAGCATGCTAACGgagacgaaaagagagagaaagttgTTTATTAATGCGATAACTGCACTTGTACTTGAAGAATTCTAAAAATGTTTGCGGCATAAGATTCACGAGACGAAGTCCTTTAATAGcgaggccattctatgattagaAGTGATCCCGGGTGGCTGAAATTGATCTGGAGCTCCTCGCTGCAGTGTCTCTCACAGTTAGGGTTGCATTGAGAGAAAAAGTTCCATAACTGTTACAGTCAGCCTTTTTCTGCTTCAACACCTGCTTCTCTAGTTGACTTCTGGGTTAAGTGCTTGAATTTGGTCCCCTTCACCGGAGACTGACATCTATTGTTTGCGCTTTGTTTGAAGACCAGCCATATATGATATGCAATCATATTGTACGTCATATGCATACACAACTTATAACGTGAAAAGTCATATACTGCTGATGTCATAAAGATGACCGTGCACCAAGATTTTTAGCGTACAAgcattaaagaacccaaggttATCACAGTTAGTCATATGTGCTCCAGTGCAACACCAACTGTCACAGCCTATGTGCAGCATCACCTAttcagaaaagaaagaacaagaaacaaCAGTTGGTCACGAATTACTCTTATTGCTCGGTTGATACAACCACACAAGTCAGAGTGGTTTTTCAGATTTTGGAGCTTGGATGAGTTGTTCACTCTGAGAAGGGTTCATCTTGTCTCAAAACAGTAATTGCCATCTGTTTTAATGCACACAGTTCCCTTGTTTAATGCTGTGTGCTCTGTGTTTTCATGTCATGAACGGCATGCACCTATCTGCGTGATACAGTGCTCTTGACGAGAAAGCAGTAAGCACAGAATTTTCAGGAAAggaacgcaagcaagacagatgattattaTTTGAGGACAAAGCACCTCCCAAAGAGTGTAAACTTTTTCTTTAGGCTGTGTCCACATCCCGGGAAAGGTTTAAGAAAATACGAGACAGGAAAAATTATCACTCTGCTCCACTTTCTTCCTGTTCGCTATCTTCTGAAGTCATTCCTGCGAAGAGGGTGAAAGAATGGGTATTatcacttcttttcttttgctctcAAACATCAGTATTTTTCCTCTCACCATGGCCATTGTTCTTCTGAACTATCCCAATGATGTGGAATACTATCCTAATGTTTTTTCAACATTGGGTAATTAGAGCTTTCTGTAGACTAATGTTCGAGCTTCCTTGCTAATGATGCCCACTTGGAGGCCCAGAAGCATTTTAAAAAAAAGGCAGATAAGCCAACCAAGTCATTGATTAGATCATGTGGTATAGGACACCTGTGGTCAAATATTACATCTCTGTACTCGGATGAAAAGCTTTGAGTCTGTCTCAAAAGCTTTCGTGCTATTACTTGAATATTTTTATTAAGAGTAGCTATTCCTACTTCAATGTGTTGTGTATGTGAGGAGTTACACCAGGTACAAGAGTGGAAAAGTTAACTGAGTAACTAAACAGAGTGAATGCTAGCAAGATCAGATTAGTACCAGTTTGGTAAAAAATTTAGTGCTAATACACATGACACGACAGAAAAGACACAAAGACAAAAGCACTTGTGTCTGCGTTTCTCTAATGTTATGTCTTGCGTATTAATGCAGAACTTTTTTGCCATGCTTGCATACCAACTAGCTCCAGCAATCAACAGTTCTACAGTGCTAGTTTCTTTTTCATAAGCACAAACTGTAGGGAAAGGGATGTGATGAAGAAATGACATGTCTAGAGAGAACAGTACAAAGCTCAGCATGTCTTTGTATCTGCATCTTTAGCCCCTGTGCAAACGAAGACGAAACAGACAAAACCAGAGAATAAAGTTGGCACCGAGAAAGCTCCTATCCAATGCAGTATGTCTCTTGTGGTGTCACCTTTCTTCTGTGCTCCTGTCTCTTCCATTTGAGCTGTCATGGTTAAAATGATGTGTGTCTAGGCACAGCAGTATGCACGTTGCCTTGTGCCTGGAATGTCAGGAGGTGCGGCATTTGATTACTAAAAATTCCCTCCTCCGATCTAAAACACATTTTGAAGCAATGTTGACAGAACAGGTGCTAGATATGGTGACCTTTCAGACCAGTGCACCCCCCTCCCTCAAATTGTTAGGTTGCCGCATATCTATATCTTGTAGGTGGCGTGCTGCAAAACATTCCTTCAAATAACGTCCTCGCCAAGCCACTGTTTCTGATTTGGAGGAAAGCGCTGCCAAGTGAATTCATAAAAGTGGTGCAGAACACTGAGGAGATTTTTCTTTGTTGCTCATGATGCTGAGTGAGGTGCAATCGTCTTTGTCAAGTAAGATTGTAAAGGATGGTACAAGCGAATACCATAGAATAATGGGACAATGTGTCACTCCAGTTTACGCATGTCTTATTAAAATTTTTCTTGCCAAGCAAAACCTTCCACACGCTGACCTAATCACAATAACGACTGACTCGCAAGACATATGCGGCATGTTTTCGCGATGCATCGTATCATATTGCACACACCCGGTCCTGAGGGCACTTGTGTCCACCTAACACAGCTCCCCCGGTCTGGACGCCTGGGCATGCCTCTCTCTTCGCAAACCACTGCATTCGTGCAGGCCTGAAAACTCGCTCAGAAGGTGCCAAAGggagagctgtccaacccagatgAAGCGGACACACAAGTCACACCACTTGGGTATCAAGATATTATAGACCACTATAGCCAAGCCTGGCTCAGATATCAACCTGTACTTATCTTGAGAGGATGCAGTGGCTGTAATACTACAGTCTGCTTGCCCAAATCTCCACTTCCCACATGTCCTCCTCTCCACATCTCATTCCCCCCACTGCCCAAGCTGTTGGGGCACACCAACATTATTTCATGTAACTATGGAGTGCCAACACCCACTGCCAGGACAGGGGCTGTATGCTAACCCCATCCCAACACTGCTGGGAGGCCATGCTGCAAGATGGAAACTTGCAGGCTCAGCAGACACCAGTCTGGCGGGCCTGCAACATTGCCCTGGGCCCAACCTTCTAAACACGTAACGAGaataaagttatttctctctctccatgTGTTCAAGGATGTGCACTGTATTTGCCTGTTTCATTCAGTACCAGTGCATGCAAGGGGATTCTCTAAGCAAGTGCTCTTTGCATTCATGAAAAAGGCTGGTTGCTAAGCTGTTTTAGGGCTTCTTTGATGCACGGTTTGAGCCAGTGCATCTTTTGAAGGTGGCTCCTTTAATGTGCGATTCTTCTTTAGATGTGGAGGTTCTCACCAAAGAAAATGTTCACTAAAACAGTGCACAGTAGCACATGTTCTGATGTTTGTACTTGTCTTTACGTTCATAGCCTTGTCGTTCGATTTTCGCAGGTAGGAGTGGGCATCAAGCCCAAGACACCAGTGGATGTTGTACTTCCTTTGGTGGAACATGTTGACATGGTACTTGTGATGACCGTGGAGCCCGGATTTGGTGGACAAAGTTTCATGGCTGATATGATGCCCAAGGTACATCATCAATTACTTCCTTCACAATTTGTGAGATTTAGCCTTAATTTGAGGCCCAATTTGGTCGTTGTATGCATCTATAATACATAATAACACACTAATGGAGCCATTGCTTTGCAACATTCAGTGGTATATAGTCTGCTCTGCTCGGTGTATGCCACAAGAAAGCTGCTTTTAGCTACCACCTTTACTCTAGACTTAGCTGTATCTCTTGAAGATGTCTTCTAGTGTTTAGCCACTACCATACTTCACCTTCTTTCAACAAGTTCACTTCTTCACTTGtctaaaatacttcttcttcacCTGTGTATGCAACATGCATTATTCTCATTCTTATCCTATTTGCTTGAAGTGCGAGAAGTGTGGCTTGCTGTCTCTTCAGGATTATTTGAGCAACTAGCATCTCGTTGAAGTCTTGCTTGTTCTTATGGTAGATATCTATGTGCATGCCTGCGCGTCAGGTAGCATGAAGGAACCAAGCCCAAGATACACCCTCGGAATCTGCACAATCATCCAGCTTGTTGATCATATGTTGACATATCAGCTTAATAGGGAAAATAAGATTGTTTTCAAAGCCAGAATGGTGAAGTCTAGACAGATCCCATATTGACCCTTTTCACGGCGATcccatgggcgctgccatgtttgatcacatggtgacgcgtccattgcttgcctcagctgccacCGTTGCCTCTGTGTTTATAATGGATGTACATGACGCCAGTGCGGCTCTGCAAACCTCTGTTTCAGCCGATATTGTAGACAGTAACTAGGTGGATGCCACGTAAAGCTTTGACTACAGCATTAAAGGGCACGTAAGCACTTTTGGAACTTGTTATGTTTTGTCTAAACGGTGCAAGCAGCATATACGCTGCTTGCAATAAAAGTGCGGCCAGAATGTGCCAAGACACTAGGGCCAAATTTTCCTCTAGTATTCTTAGTGTTGAACTGTATTAGGGTAACAGCCGACGCTGTTAATGGTGGCATCGAGGTTCTTCTTTGGTGGCAGTTGTTCTTCCCTTAACAAACAGATTCTGGAAACTCTATTTTACCACTGGTCTTTTGTTGCTCTTTATTGAACGAATCATCTGTGCCTAATTTTTATAAGCGTCACAACGCAAAGAATTTGTCTTTCGTACAATTGTCGTAACCATTTTTGTACCTTATTTCTACAGGTGAAGCTTTTGCGCTCCAAGTTTAAAGAATTGGACATAGAAGTGGATGGTGGAGTGGGGCTAAACACAATTCAGGAGTGCGCTGAGGTATGTGCATTACTCCTTGAATGTTCTTTGTTACTGGAACTTAAATATGTATGTCTTGCATGATTATGAATTTTGAGCAATCTGACTGGTCTCGATTTCTCTGTTTAATTTCAGGCTGGTGCCAACATGATTGTCTCCGGAACAGCCATCACAAAGAGCAAGGACCCCAAGCATGTGATCACAACTCTTAGACAGTCCGTAGATAGTGTAATTGAAAGAAAAGCTGCACACTGAATGTGTAGCATAATATTGTGATAAAATGCTTTTTTCGGTGGTGCAATTTTGCAGCGATGTTAATAAAGTTCTATATTTTAATACTTTAGGTGTCGTTATTTATTGCACAAGAAGTTATGTTTAATGTGTTAATAGGTAGTTAAGGGGCTTAGTTGTAGAATCTAATGTTTAATGTGTGAATAGGTAGTTAATAAGCTTAGCGGGAAAAACTATCTCAGCATTTTCATTCTCTAAATATTGTGAGacaaggtttaggcagccagcctcCTATTTATTCTCCTGAGTgggagccccaccaccaggccccaaaacagtgatgatgagtatgtacaggtgagaatatgaagcgggAGAATAAATGGTCACACTAATTTTTCCATGCGCGCAAGTGGCCAGCCAGGTCGCGACTTGACCAGGAGGGTAACGCCGAACGGATCGTTTGAGGCGTGAAACGTAAACGATCTCCAAACCACGATAACGATGGTCCGAAGAAACGTCTatgggagtaacgcgatagttcacgggggatgtttgttcatcAATAATGTAGGGTCCAAgcaagcgggattcaaacttctcacaCAAACCGGGTGTACGAATGAGCgtccaaaggagcacttcctctcgaggacgaaaggagacgtcgcaaTGAGAAatgtaacgttgcttgcgatccaGCTCACtcacttctgtgttgaaacgaacacgttgacggcattcctcaagtctcgagacGAACAGTTCGGGTATACTGGCCAAGGTGTTAGTTGGGGCATTGAAggaagcggcgtcgatggtgaatgtcggtgaacggccgtaaactaggtagaaaggcTGGTGTTATTTTACTGCCAGTACGTGGTACTGTTGTATCAATGTTGTTAAAGCGAGCAGTAACGAAATTGGTAAATTTATAGAGAGAATAAGGCACTTGTCAAATGATTTTGTAAAAGTTGCTGCACAGAAAAGTGAGGTGATGTGGGAATTTCAAACAAGACAGAACAAGAAAATGTGTGTTTGTCAACAAGTGATGAAGACAAGTTTGGGAAGCAGCTGGTGGACTTGCCGAAATGTCTCCAGAGACATTCCTCGATCATTCGACCACAATCACAAAATGAAATTACTTAATTCATGAAATTCTAATTGCGCAGCTAAATGTGTGGAGAGGGAGAAAGGAGgagggaaatgcagggaggttaactagactttgtccagtttgctacactacacaatgggagtgggatgggggagtgaaagagagaaaagacGCCAGTCTTGATCGCACTTTCACATGTGACAGCATATCtaaagtcgggcactcaagtctgtaaATTAACCGCCTTCAGGTAATGCCGAAGAACTTGAATGGCTTCCTGGGCTGATGAGTTGTGAGGCCAGGCAACCAAGACCTTTGGTTCCTTTAAATGGCGTATTCAATCTATTCAAGACACACTGGAGAGTCTGGCATTGTTTATTGAAGCGACAACAGTGGCACATAAGGTGATCGATGGTCATCTTCACAGCTAAACGTGTATTCCCTGCCTTGGTGTTCGTCCCTTGCACTGCCTCCAACTATGAATATGAACCTACTTGCCCAACTAAGACAAAGAAAATGAATATATGTCTGGGTCACTATCTTCAGGAGAGCGTGGATAAACTAAAGCGAAAAAGGCGAAACGGGAATATATCTGTGTGGTTagctagtgagtgagtgagtaaaaacttcattgactatatatataaataaaataggGCAAGATGGTTGGGGCCCATATTCCAGGTCCCACTAGCTGGCACGAGCGACTCgagctgggcttggtccagaagagccaattggctctCCCGACACTCGTCCGCAatccatgcctcccactgcctattcctcattagtggatgctGGTGTAATACGGGGCTGTCCacgtgcggaggcctcctggggcactcccatgtgatatgTGTTAGTgcgggtgtgtctgtgcaccacgggcaccacgggcactcgtcagtgaacctcgtgggatgtattctgtgtaggtgatGCAAGTtcgggtatgtattcgtctgaatacgacggcagtccctctcctgttggctgtttaaatcgtagtgaggatgtccaaaactcCTCCGCTTTTGCCTTCGCTGtataggaggatgtcacgagaattcggtggaaggtcgtcgctaggccatgccgtagCTCGGACGTTTAATCCTCGAGCAATACAGCCTGCTTTCGCTTTTCCTGTCAGTccctcgtgtgccggacaccatgtGATAGTGTGGTGCCTTTCTAGTTGATTGCCTAAAATTTTGTGTATTGTGTGGCAATGTCGGCCTAGCAGACAAGCACTTCCGGGCCGGAAATGACATCATCACCGCATGCGGTAAGGGACCTGTGGGAACGCCATTTTAGCTGGCTGACTGTCTCTGGCAGTTCATCATGGTAAGAGTTTCCGTCCGTTGTTTTTGTGTCCTGAACTCGTCAGCCAATACTTCCTCGTTA
Encoded here:
- the Rpe gene encoding ribulose-phosphate 3-epimerase, which gives rise to MTSSAVKCKIGPSILNADLAKIYEESQKLLDCGADYLHLDVMDGHFVPNLTFGHPVVKCLKSKLPKTFFDMHMMVLAPEKWVSPMADAGADQYTFHYEATSDPLGLVRKIREAGMKVGVGIKPKTPVDVVLPLVEHVDMVLVMTVEPGFGGQSFMADMMPKVKLLRSKFKELDIEVDGGVGLNTIQECAEAGANMIVSGTAITKSKDPKHVITTLRQSVDSVIERKAAH